One window of the Oncorhynchus tshawytscha isolate Ot180627B unplaced genomic scaffold, Otsh_v2.0 Un_contig_10596_pilon_pilon, whole genome shotgun sequence genome contains the following:
- the LOC121844272 gene encoding guanine nucleotide-binding protein G(I)/G(S)/G(O) subunit gamma-13-like, translating into MDEMDLPQMKKEVESLKYQLAFKREKSSKTVTDMVKWIEDGVPEDPFLNPELMKNNPWVEKGKCVLL; encoded by the exons ATGGATGAGATGGATCTGCCCCAGATGAAGAAGGAAGTGGAGAGTCTGAAATACCAACTGGCTTTCAAGAGAGAGAAGTCCTCCAAGACAGTCACTGA caTGGTGAAGTGGATCGAGGACGGGGTACCTGAGGACCCCTTCCTGAACCCTGAGCTCATGAAGAACAACCCCTGGGTGGAAAAGGGAAAGTGTGTCCTGTTGTAG